A segment of the Myxocyprinus asiaticus isolate MX2 ecotype Aquarium Trade chromosome 10, UBuf_Myxa_2, whole genome shotgun sequence genome:
agccagctcactgaacaactgtttgtctgtctgaggacactgaacggctttatatcagctggcagttgttttgtggaggaacacaccttcaagacaatgtatctacatgttctttgtgtttattctgcctgttggctggggtcatacagaagtattttctgttatgtaattttgcctcacaaaatttgtgcagaagcaccggacttgagcaatccgatggcaaagttgtcgcgggggttctcgcatgcgtacatggactctttgaatttagagggattgacgcaggttggtgctgtcgtgcgtggggttaatgtgcacatttttcttttttctgtttgttttgtttggggggaagttcggggttttattgttgctctaatggggaatgtggtctttataatcttgtttttgacacacaatatattttttctattatatcaatatgtcagttgttaatatgagtggattatttctctccacatggaatgtgaatgggctggggcaccccataaaaagaaggaaggttatttcttttcttaagtgtaaaaaatatgatttagtgtttcttcaagaaacacatctttccccacaggaagcggaaaaatttgggaagatatggggtggacatgttttctttagtactggctcaagtaagagcaggggagtcattacactggtaaataagcatctacaattcaaatgtctcaaacagattaaagataaacaaGGAAGAGTCATTTCTGTTTTAGcacaaattcaggggcaaaggttgattttggctaatatttacgcacctaacgctgatgatcagggcttttttatatatcttgaagggatgttgcaagccgctggcacccctcatgatataatatttggaggagactttaatctaatgatggactcagtccttgatcatcgtgaagcaaaagtgtgtaagccccctagagcaacagtgacacttcacaggatgtataaaaatcttggtcttacaaatatttgaagacttttgaacccatctggtagggactatacatttttttcatcagtccataacatttattatagaatagatttttttttatatctaaaaaaaaaaaaagatcatctgttgttgattgctcaattggaaacatcttagtctcagatcatgccctggtgagtttagaggtgttgccacatacggagaaaaaaatgtatatagttgctgctttaatgtatcccttttgcaaaatcctgaatttcagcaaatgttaaaggccgaaatcaatgtttatatggagaccaactggtcctcactatcctctgtgggcatggcttgggaggcacttaaggcggttcttaggggtcggatcatacagtatgcctcattcatcaaaaaatccaaaacacgagaactcgtggagttggaagggaatattaaaagtgccaaggcagagctgaagtgccaaatgttgtctgatggcctcagagaattgacccaattgaaatacagatataacactattttgtcacagaaggtggagttttggctattcagggcaagacagtcatactttgagtcagcagacaaagcaggaaaacttctggctagatatataaaacagagagagtctttttctaccattccctcagtgaaatctgctggtggtgaaatttttacatcggccattgatattaataatgcttttaaagaattctatcttaatctctgtagttccacgtcttcgtctactgatgaagatattagaaattttgtggaaccattagaactccctaaactgatgactgagcaaataaATGGTCTTGATTCTAAGATAACATTGGagaagcttggcgaggtaattaaggccttgcctataggcaaggctccggggccagagcTTTGCCActtaatttttttagatcttatgctacagaactggcaccacttttgctagaagtttatacggaatcattaaagaatggaaagcttccgccaaccatgacgcaagcccggatcagtccgattcttaaaaaggacaaagatccaagcgagtgtaagagttaccatccaatttccttgatccagccagatgtaaaaatattgtcaaaaattttggttaaccgtttaagtaaagttatgacatctcttatacatatagatcaggtggggtttattcgggtaacattaggcatttcatcaaaatcatgtggtcagtggcgaatgatcagactccggtcgctgccatctcacttgatgccgaaaaggtgtttgatatggtagaatgggattatctttttaagattttggaaatatacgggttcgggaatacttttattggatggattaagttactttatagacacccggtagcggcagtacaaacaaatggattaatttcagattattttactctggataggggcacctggcagggttgccccctttccccattattgccctggaaccattagcagctgtgataaaaaaggaagatgattttccaggggtggtggcaagAGGTAGggagcataagcttttgctttacgcaaatggtattttattatttgtctccgaccctactagatctatgccttgcctccacagaattattaattccttttctaaattctcgggatacagagttaattggtctaaatccgaagctttgtctctgacagtgtactgcccggtaatggcttttcagccaggcgactttcagtggcccaaacagggcattaagtatttgggtattttattcccagcaaatttgagttgagttaattttgaccctttaataaaaaggttttgagcgatgtgggcaggtgggcttcattacatttatctatgattgggaaggttaatgttattaaaatgaattgtattccacaattcaactacctgctacagtcactccctatagatatccccctctcttattacaagcagtttgatagcatagcgaagtccttcatttggaatggtaaaagtcccagattacatttcagtaagctgcataggccgattgacaaaggtgggctaggcctacccaagatttggttttattattatgcattcggtctcagacatttggctcattggtcgcttccacctgagagagcccctccctggttttgtattgaacaggaagttgtcCTTATTTCgcaattgcaaagcctttcttacaccccattatctcgcatttgcattcggtatggacaaaagtgtccagagtgtttaattcggacatttaatttaaatgttgcctcgagcatatggctgaacccaaaattatgtataaataagaccgctttctgctggtcagaatggattgtgaggggggttgctacactcggtgacctatatgagagtggagtgttgagatcctttgaaaatttggttcaacattttgggataccCAGGTCTaaattttttaggtatttacagcgccacctgctctgtactatttttgggagtagcatacacccctctaaagcTACAAACACTCTGGAAgaggtgtattactccctgctaattcagagtctgggggacggagctttaacttctatcaaaagattatgggagaaagatttatacttggtattggagaagtgtgggctaggatttaaaaaatatgtcaaGTCTCATCTAGATATGCAAGGGTGAATACAGTTCATGATTGTACAtcgatggggggtgggggggaggtgTTCTTTGTTTcatatataaatcaataaaaaaaagttaatcacaagaaatagtggtcatttggtcattttttgggaaattctgtttggaatgatcctacagcttggctaccattattattcttcaaTTGAAAAGCCCTGCTAAGGCATTATTTAAGCATTTTCAAAGTGTCTAAAAATCCTCTAGACTACATAACactgacagaatatttaaatgaccTACGAGTCTGTTTTAGAATGTTTtagatttcaaacttcagctgtcaaacttagaagccctttaatctgctttaagatgctctcttctttctttctttctttctgataaATCTATCAAAATGTCTAATTTACAACACCTTTAACTTAGCATGTTCTAGAGAAAAGTATTGACAATTTCCTCGAGTGCTGGTTTGAGTCCAGACTGACTGAGCTCCTCCTTCAGGCCATCAGAGGAACAGCATGGCTATTCAAGCTCTAAATCAGTGGGCGTTATGTTTTTCTTCCACCCGTATTCTGGCAGGTCCCGCCTCCTGCGTTTGGATTGGCTACTAAGAGCTACTTACAAGCGGTCTGCGATTGGGCAGTTGAGAAGTCGTTCATTTAGTATTAGTAACAATAGTAAACAGAGGGACATCATATCGTATAAGTTGCAGAAAAATAAACAGCCACTAAGTTCAAAGTTCAGTGCGAATTTTAAACGGTTAACATTAGACAAGACAAAAAtatcacatgcatttaaataagCTGTTTAAAGCTTTGTCGATAAATTTTGTAATGGAGACGAAGTAGCTTCCAgtgaacttgtgtgtgtgtttttactttCTTCTGTCCCATAAAACTGATAGACCTATTTACTATACATTATATTCCATACACCTCAGTATACGATATGAAACATAATTTGTcacttattttatttaacttcttatcattaattaattctggaaaatatatatatatatatatattattaaaaagaatattatttcaaattaacaattagaacaaaaggatagttcacccaaaaatgaaaattctctcatcatttactcaccctcatggtatcccagatgtgttcgactttctttctactgctgaacacaagcaaagattttttagaagaatatctcagctctgtaggtcctcacaataatgatttgatttgacttacaatgacattattttttcaataaaaaattaaaaatacaaatgtccaCACATGCAGTCTTCTTGTACTCTTTCTATCTAAAACTGAATTTCTTCACATTCCATCTCTACGTAATAATGTAttctcagaaaagtctgaaacagttaattacaaaaaaagaaaaaaaaaaacaaacaaaaaaaaaaaaacccaaaacaaaacaaacaaacaaacaaacaaaacatattctctcatgggaagtgatagttaccttgatattttttatattcttatatttggcatacagtgaaaccataaatgtgggagccaggcaaaatcgatttgtcataaaaaacaaaaaaacaaaaaaaattaaaaaaaaaaaaatatctcattcatatcactcatttttgttcaggACAAACTGATGTCACATGTAACTAATTAACATGTAACATGTAActtttccatgaaataaaatccagattcCGACACCAtggcctattacaatactgatgaatatagaaacgcttacatataattggacattttttatatcaaaaatctaaaaggtgtgcattattgctgacacctacatgcacactttggagatggttgtatgactgtaagtactttgcttcaaatgttaatgaagttgtatactctatatgtttgtaaatgttttggatatgtatgctACAATAttgcctgtatctttagagatgGTCCCTAAATTTGCGACTATTTGGAAATTCTTTATTCACAATGTCAAGCcaaatttattgcattatttattgacctggggacgcttggtcacttgtttctgatttctctgcagtatcgtggaaaaagaaagtacatgTAGCCATGCCAACGATGCCAGTGTAGGATCAGTACAAaaggcacattcagcaacatcgAAAAgcggttgctgtccttttctgcatatcgctgcccccttccacgtatcgcggcgccgttttgtggcgcgttctgcataacgcggtggcccatgcagccccatttcgcggccggcccaccgggaaaagtcccggttctcccaatggccattCCGCCACTGGTTAGAATCACCCTAATGTCTTGTCTTCAAGGTAATGAATTAGGGGGGCGtccatcaaaaaaaggttgagaaccactgctctaaataaAACTATACACACAAAATTGAAGAGTGGCTGTATCCTGGTAAAAGTTAGATTTGTAAAAAAATGTGGTGTTGTTGAAAAAACTGAAAACGGATTATGATTTCATGATTCTTAATTCTTTCAGTAGATATCATAATGTGTTTTCTGTTTATTGTAATGCAGTGTACTCTTCTACTATTAGGCCACAAACAAATTTGTCCTCAAATCTTTATTGTTTAGATGTTGTCACTGGGTTACTCATAGTCAGTGCTTTTCATCTTGACTGTAAGTCACACCAACTTGTCTTCTGGCCTCATCCATTATCTCTGCCAGAAGAATGGAGTCTGCCAGTGACATCACAGCACTTTCTTTCAGTCCttggagacacaaaacaaaaTAGCTTAACAGAAAGCCAAGCATATCATTTCAAAATGTCTCTATGTAACTACACGTGTTCAAAAACAATGCTGGTCTTACCATTCAGCAAACACCGGCGCACCTCCTGGGCTTCATAGCACAGTCCTGTACTGTTGGTGAAGTTGAGAGGAATGCTGGGCTCTGGTAACGGGTGCTGACTCACCTTACCGTTCACTTCTAAATTTGTAGGACACCACATGTGATCTGGTACCTATAGACATAAAGACCCTCAGGTTTCATATGATTTGTAACTTTTCCTTCACATTATTCACTCATGTACACTGCTTCATAAGTCATCATGTTCCAATAACACAAACCTTCATCATGCCGTTTGTGCCGATAATGACAGCATCATTGGTGAGATTCATAGATATAGAGCATGTGCACACGGCCATTCTGTTCTGTGAGAACTTCAGCACAATAATCATGTGTCCATCGACACCTACagcacattaaaatgcattaaaaacaatAACTGCTGTTTACAATCCCAATGTgtccttttaaaagttgaatttATTGCGGAATTGATGAAAAGTCTGTATGGGTGAATACAATGAAACCCTATACAGGTCACATTTTactgccaaaatcaaaagaaaaataaaacaacaaattacatagttttgcataaattgttaaaaaaattaaaaatttgcaaaatttggtattattttcataacaattaagcatATTTAAGTGTGAGCAAAGAAGAAAACTATGTGCTGaaaatgttcttttgtttttggggtgaaatatgacccagacatgttcttgacaggtttcgtgagattcaccattctaatatagtttttaattttctgtaaatctgctttgaaacgatgagtTTTTTGAAAAgctctttacaaataaaaatgacttgatattTTGATCATGCCAGTATTATAAAAACCTTAAGGGTTGACCCAGACCTGCCATTTGCAAATCCTCAAGAGTTTAATAATGCTGTTTATTTCATTAAAAGTGTGTTGCTGTGAAACGGACCTGTGTCAAGAGTATATCCAGTGGCTTGGATAGATTCTGGTCTTTCTCCATTGTACACCATCAACACAAACTGCAAACAGTACACCCCAATATCCAGCAGGGCTCCTCCTCCAAGATCTTTCTCTATCAGCCTAGGGATATTTGTGAGTGGTGCGCCGAGATCTGCTCTCACCATCTTAACTTCACCCACCTCACCCTGAGCTAGCAGCTTCCGAATTTCCATAGACACGGGGAAGAAGCGTGTCCACAGCGCCTGTGAAATTGATGGGTGTTTCAGCAGAACACTGATCTTTGGTTTATTAGAATATATCACAATTTAGTGATATTTGTCAGAATAAGCCTTTGAGTGGTAAGGTGTTTGGCCTGCACTGAAGTCATTCACTCACCTCCATTAAGAAGACATTGTTTTTGTTGGCAGAAGCAACAAGCTTCTTAACTTCACCTGCGTTCATGGCCAGCGGTTTCTCTATAAGCACACTCTTTCCAGAGTTCATGAAGAGCTGCCCAACTCTCAGGTGGTGAGGATGGATATTGCCAACATACACCGCATCTATAGAAATATCAATGGCATAAATAACTATCAGGTCTGTGGGTTTTAAGTGTGTGAGGGGTTTGTGCATTTCTTATGATTGTCATGAAGTGAAATCCTACAAGTAACGTTAAGGTAAATAATCTACAGGTTACATttgaccccaaaatcaaaattatgatttttttttttaacaaagaaaatgaagcctattttaggaccattaagatttgtttGCATTGCGACATTATTATAAATTCACATTACCATAATGTGTCTGGATATTTTACCTTTGAGGCTTTTTTGTTATTTCACACATTTTTCAATATTGATTCTGTAAAAATCCCACCTCGCTGGCCCAATGGTGGAATCCAGCAAAGTAGTTAAGGTATCTGCGCGTTCGTCTGTTTCGTGTGCATGTTGCTGTAGCGTCATAACTATTTGATTTAGTTAAGACCGAATTTGACTCcattaataatttacaaaaattTTATTAGACCTCAAATTTAGGTTGAGATTCCAATTATTATCGATCATCAATAGAGATTTTATCTAGATTTGGATACTTGATTATTCTAGTCAGTTCTATACTTTTACATTGCACTCGTTCATCTGGATTCCTGTTACTTGAGTCTACGCGCCGGCTGGGTATAAACGTGATCATTTCACAAACCGGTCAGTTTTTGATCATTACTCAGAGGTAATTGACTAATACCATTCAGACAAGTCGCTCCCTGCAAACTTTTATCTGAATAGTAGTTTTGTTTAGTCCCCCTAGATCTGCAttcaatttaattacagtaacactATTCTTAGTCAGAGGGAGTGACTAATACCATCTGGTTAAGCCGCACAGTTTCCTATGTACTCTTAAATGGAATAATATTACAGTAATCAAAGGTAACGACTAAAACTATTTAGGCATTCCGATGTTCTAAATAATGATTATATGTAGTCCCTACAGTCTAGGTACACTAATGgaacttttccactgcacgttacggttcgactcaactcaactcgactctgctcgctttacttttccactgcagtttagtgccgcctcaatgtgggtgggattataggctgatcttCATAgttgccgtgacatcatcttaaacttgacacaaacattactgaccataaacgaTAACACGAccactagctgttagctactagctcattgtgctgcataaagcagttgttgcatggtaattttacacaagtgtaacagttaaattggcctggttattttagaagcaagctttctagtagctggtcaactaaataaagtgaagctttcaagcagaatatagagttaatgtaacaaaacgtaccatcctccatcgtggactccaacaacacagagtccagggcactctccctcccattgctcgccggtctattgccatagatagcgtccatttggtcgaaccacttccactttcttctgtttgaaccactccggctattgtggtccttgatgattctgtag
Coding sequences within it:
- the LOC127447472 gene encoding trans-1,2-dihydrobenzene-1,2-diol dehydrogenase-like isoform X2, which encodes MDAIYGNRPASNGRESALDSVLLESTMEDDAVYVGNIHPHHLRVGQLFMNSGKSVLIEKPLAMNAGEVKKLVASANKNNVFLMEALWTRFFPVSMEIRKLLAQGEVGEVKMVRADLGAPLTNIPRLIEKDLGGGALLDIGVYCLQFVLMVYNGERPESIQATGYTLDTGVDGHMIIVLKFSQNRMAVCTCSISMNLTNDAVIIGTNGMMKVPDHMWCPTNLEVNGKVSQHPLPEPSIPLNFTNSTGLCYEAQEVRRCLLNGLKESAVMSLADSILLAEIMDEARRQVGVTYSQDEKH
- the LOC127447472 gene encoding trans-1,2-dihydrobenzene-1,2-diol dehydrogenase-like isoform X1; the protein is MNMATRWGICSAGKISHDFTVALKTLSLEEHQVVAVAARDIKSAQKFAEQHRILKAYGSYEELARDPDIDAVYVGNIHPHHLRVGQLFMNSGKSVLIEKPLAMNAGEVKKLVASANKNNVFLMEALWTRFFPVSMEIRKLLAQGEVGEVKMVRADLGAPLTNIPRLIEKDLGGGALLDIGVYCLQFVLMVYNGERPESIQATGYTLDTGVDGHMIIVLKFSQNRMAVCTCSISMNLTNDAVIIGTNGMMKVPDHMWCPTNLEVNGKVSQHPLPEPSIPLNFTNSTGLCYEAQEVRRCLLNGLKESAVMSLADSILLAEIMDEARRQVGVTYSQDEKH